The Candidatus Paceibacterota bacterium genome segment AAGAGGCCATTCGCCGGGGGCTGGCCTTAGCTACCTTTGTGGTGCTGCTCATCGACGGGGCTGAGGGATTGGCCAACATGGGGCGGCTCTGTTTCTCCACGGCCCTCCAAATCGTGGACTTCTATCACGCTATGGAGCACGCTCACAAGGTGTTGGTGGCCCTGCTGGGCAGCAAGGATCATCCCGATTATAAGCGGCGGCTCGGACGTTGGGCGCGGCAATTACTCCGAAATAAAGTCGAACGCCTCATCGCAGTCACGCGCAAGGAATGCGCGGGCACCGCCCGCGCCGACGCGGTAGAAAAGGAATTGGGTTACTTTGTTCGTAACGTCCAACGTATGCAGTATGGCACTTTCCGTAGCCGCGGATTCTTCATTCGTTCGGGGGTCATCGAAGCCGGCTGTACGACGATCATCGGGGCGCGCTGCAAGCAGTCAGGCATGTTCTGGAGCGTACCGGGTGCGCAAAATATCCTCGCACTTCGCTGCACCAGCGCCAGTCGTCGCCTCGACGACTTCTGGAAAGCACGGCTCAACACCCACGCCGCCGCCAATGATTGCTTAGCACTGGCCGCCTAACCGGAGAAATTTGTCCCGCGCACTCTAAATTATCCAACCTCCTTTTGGACTCGCCACTTGGCTTCCCGGCTGGCAACTTATCAAGCCCGGCCCCTGAAGCAGTGCGCCGCGGTAGAAGAAAGAGTCTATGATTATTGAAAAGAAACGACTGATTGAGAAAGACCCAAAGCTCAAAAAGGACGATCTGATCGTTATTGGGGGTGGCGGTGGATTCATCGGCGGGGCGCTGGCCCGCTACTTCCGCGATAAAGGATTTACGCGCATTCGTTCGGCGGACAAGAAACCGTTGCCGGAGTGGTATCAGCACGTGACCGGGGTCGAGCGCCTTCACTTGGACCTGACCATTCCGGAGAACTGTGCGCGCCTCTGCGAAGGGGCCGTCGAGGTGTACAATTTGGCGGCCGACATGGGCGGCATGGGTTTCATCGAGCGCTTCCGCGTCGAGTGCTTGCGCAGCGTGCTGATCAACACGCACATGATCGAGGCTGCGTACCGAGCGGGCGCGCGTCGCTATTTCTACTCCTCGTCGGCTTGCGCCTACAACATCACTTTGCAGCAGGACCCGAAGGTGCGCGCATTGAAGGAATCCGACGCCTATCCGGCGATGGCCGAGCGCGGTTACGGCTGGGAGAAGCTGATCTCCGAGATGTTCTGCGAGGAATACTGGGCCGAGCGCGGCATGAAAACCGCCATCGCGCGATTCCACAACGTGTATGGCCCGTGGGGCACCTGGGACGGCGGGCGTGAAAAGGCCCCCGCGGCCATCTGCCGCAAAGTCATTACTGCCATAGACACCGGCAAACTCGTGATCAATATTTGGGGCGACGGCACGGTGACCCGCAGCTTCATGTATATTGATGACTGCGTGAAGGGGATTGACATGATCATGCACTGCGACGACCTGATTGCCACACCGATCAATCTCGGCACCAGCGAACTGGTGACCATTAACGAGCTGGTATCCAAGGTGGAGAAGATCGCCGGGGTGAAGCTCAAGCGGGAGTATGACCCGACCCAGCCGCGTGGCGTGGCAGGACGCAATAGCGACAACACCTTCATCAAGAAGATGCTCCACTGGGAGCCCGACACCCCGTTGGACAAGGGCCTGCGCGAGACCTACAAGTGGATCAAGACGCAGTACCTGGCCAAAAAGGCCGGCAAGCGAGTGGTGGACTAGGTCCGCAGCACCGTCGCCCCAGCGGCGGGGCGCGAGACAAAGAGGGAGGGCTTGATCTTTGTGCGCTGCTCGTATTCGGCAGCGACACGCTCGGAAATAGCCCCGACCTTATCCGCGCGGACCAGCGCCACGGCGCAGCCGCCGAAGCCGCCACCGGTCATCCGGCAGCCGATCACGCCGCCTTGGGGGCCGATCGCCCGGGCAATCTCCACCACGGCGTCCAGTTCCGGGCAACTGACCTCGTAGTCGTCACGCAAGGAAGCATGGCTGGCGTACATCAGCTCCCCGACCGCCGGCCAGTTTGAAGCACGCACTTTTTCGGCCGCGCGAGGGGTCCGCTCGATTTCGCCAATGACATGCCGCGCGCGGCGGAACACGACGTCCTCCATCCCGCTCCGGCTCCGTTCCAGCTGGTCGGCTGTGGCGTCGCGCAAGGAGGCGACCCTGAGGATTCTTGCCGCCTGCTCGCACTGGGCCCGGCGTTTGGCGTACTCCCCGCCGGTCAATTCGTGTTTCACGTTGGTATTGATGATGAGGAGCTCCATCGCCGGGTCGCTCATCGGCACCAATTCCGGCCTGCGGGAACGGCAATCCAACAGCAGCAGATGGTTCTCCTTGCCCATCACCGAGATGAACTGATCCATGATGCCGCAAGGCATCCCGGCGTAATCGTGCTCGGCCTTCTGACAAAGCAGCGCCTTCTCGACGGGATCAAGCTTCTGGCCCGTGATGATCTCCAGCAGTGTCGCGGTGGCAACCTCCAGCGCGGCGCTACTCGACAACCCGCCGCCCAGAGGCACGGTGGAATGCAGCACGGCGTCGAAGCC includes the following:
- a CDS encoding NAD-dependent epimerase/dehydratase family protein, yielding MIIEKKRLIEKDPKLKKDDLIVIGGGGGFIGGALARYFRDKGFTRIRSADKKPLPEWYQHVTGVERLHLDLTIPENCARLCEGAVEVYNLAADMGGMGFIERFRVECLRSVLINTHMIEAAYRAGARRYFYSSSACAYNITLQQDPKVRALKESDAYPAMAERGYGWEKLISEMFCEEYWAERGMKTAIARFHNVYGPWGTWDGGREKAPAAICRKVITAIDTGKLVINIWGDGTVTRSFMYIDDCVKGIDMIMHCDDLIATPINLGTSELVTINELVSKVEKIAGVKLKREYDPTQPRGVAGRNSDNTFIKKMLHWEPDTPLDKGLRETYKWIKTQYLAKKAGKRVVD
- the galK gene encoding galactokinase, with protein sequence MKLQELAQLTTADFRKSFNRDPQWIAAAPGRVNVIGEHTDYNDGFVLPMAIDRYTVIAASPNGSDKITLRSASGNGTASVDLSQPLRPGPRGYWANYPMGVIAGFLARGHKPAGFDAVLHSTVPLGGGLSSSAALEVATATLLEIITGQKLDPVEKALLCQKAEHDYAGMPCGIMDQFISVMGKENHLLLLDCRSRRPELVPMSDPAMELLIINTNVKHELTGGEYAKRRAQCEQAARILRVASLRDATADQLERSRSGMEDVVFRRARHVIGEIERTPRAAEKVRASNWPAVGELMYASHASLRDDYEVSCPELDAVVEIARAIGPQGGVIGCRMTGGGFGGCAVALVRADKVGAISERVAAEYEQRTKIKPSLFVSRPAAGATVLRT